In one Mucilaginibacter ginsenosidivorax genomic region, the following are encoded:
- a CDS encoding SusC/RagA family TonB-linked outer membrane protein gives MNERIFTYLKVKYLCCLLFLLILGKVSLAQTAFTVSGKVTDNKGLVMPGVSVAVKHTKSGTITTVSGDYTIKVPNATDTLVFSFLGYAKQEVAVNQRHTINVVLLDDKNDLNEVVVVAYGTQKKESMVSSITTINPKELKGPTSNLTTMLAGRIAGLISYQRSGEPGADNASFFIRGITSFGSGKIDPLILIDGMESTTNTLARLQPDDIAGFSILKDAAASSLYGARGANGVILVTTKSGKVGDTKMNVRFENSTSTNTQNFALADNITYMKLSNEAALTRNPLSPLPYTQNKIDHTMAGDNPLLYPSNDWIGSLIKNYTNNQRLNLNISGGVNRAQYYISASANKDNGVLKAQTGNNFNNNVSLKSYEIRSNVNVKLTSSTEAIVRTSGDFDDYNGPIGGGGAVFGSALNANPVLFPATFPASDLPLVKHPLFGNAPRGSNGDVYDNPFADMVSGFQQYSTSTLNVQLEIKQDLKFITEGLSARAMAYTQRYAYFNLSRQYTPFYYAASPSATDPKGYTLSLLNEKSATEYLNYNQGNKVVNSTNYAEVALNYNRTFNKLHNISGLLIGIQRNYVTGNAGDLQSSLPFRNQGVSGRLTYGYDNRYLFETNFGYNGSERFARNNRFGFFPSVGVAWNVNNEKFFEPLVHTITKLKFRATYGLVGNDQIGNANDRFFYLSNVNLNDGTFGSYFGENYAYNRPGVSISRYANEGITWEKSKKTNIGMDLGLFDALNITIDAYHERRSNILMQRAYIPTTMGLTAPVSANVGVAEGKGVDVAIDYNKNFGSAWLQMRGTFTYAASKLLVNEEPAYPANEQYLSRVGQSLGEVYGLVAERLFVDDEDVKNSPKQNFGEVRGGDIKYRDLNGDGQITALDMINGLGYPTTPEIIYGFGFSFGYKNFDISTFFQGSARSSFFIDPTAISPFVANGAYQHGLLNVVANDHWSEDNRNLYAFWPRLGLTQNTNNNQPSNWWMRNGAFMRMKTAELGYSIKDKTLKKFHISGLRIYANGTNLFLISGFKLWDPEQGSNGLGYPVQKVFNVGINVQL, from the coding sequence ATGAATGAAAGAATTTTTACCTATTTGAAGGTGAAGTACCTTTGTTGCTTACTGTTTTTATTGATCCTGGGGAAGGTATCCCTGGCGCAAACAGCATTTACTGTAAGTGGCAAGGTAACCGACAACAAAGGGCTGGTAATGCCCGGCGTAAGTGTTGCCGTAAAACATACCAAAAGCGGTACCATTACCACAGTTAGCGGCGATTACACCATTAAGGTGCCCAACGCCACCGATACCCTGGTGTTTTCGTTTTTGGGCTATGCCAAACAAGAGGTAGCCGTTAACCAGCGGCACACCATTAATGTAGTTTTGCTTGACGATAAAAACGACCTGAACGAGGTTGTGGTAGTAGCCTACGGTACCCAGAAAAAGGAAAGTATGGTAAGCTCTATCACTACAATTAACCCCAAAGAGTTAAAAGGGCCAACCAGCAACTTAACCACCATGCTTGCCGGCCGTATTGCCGGTTTAATATCGTACCAGCGCAGTGGCGAACCGGGGGCCGATAACGCTTCATTCTTTATCAGAGGGATAACCTCGTTTGGCTCGGGTAAAATCGATCCGCTGATATTGATTGATGGGATGGAGTCAACCACCAATACGCTGGCCCGCCTTCAGCCCGATGATATTGCCGGGTTTTCTATCCTGAAGGATGCAGCAGCTTCATCATTATATGGTGCACGTGGCGCTAATGGCGTTATCCTGGTTACCACCAAATCGGGCAAAGTGGGCGATACCAAAATGAATGTGCGGTTTGAAAATTCTACCTCAACAAACACGCAAAACTTTGCCCTGGCCGATAATATCACCTACATGAAATTATCAAACGAAGCGGCCCTTACCCGCAATCCGCTGTCGCCGTTGCCCTACACCCAAAACAAAATTGACCACACCATGGCCGGGGATAATCCGCTGCTGTACCCAAGTAACGACTGGATTGGCTCGTTAATTAAAAATTACACCAATAACCAAAGGCTTAACTTAAACATCAGCGGCGGTGTTAACCGGGCGCAATATTATATATCGGCATCGGCCAATAAAGATAATGGTGTGTTAAAGGCGCAAACAGGTAACAATTTCAACAACAACGTAAGCCTTAAAAGCTACGAGATCCGGTCGAACGTAAACGTAAAACTCACCTCATCTACCGAGGCCATCGTACGTACGTCCGGAGATTTTGATGATTATAACGGCCCAATAGGAGGTGGCGGCGCTGTTTTCGGCAGCGCGTTAAATGCCAACCCGGTGTTGTTCCCGGCCACATTCCCCGCGTCTGATCTGCCTTTGGTTAAGCACCCCTTATTTGGTAACGCGCCAAGGGGTTCAAACGGCGATGTTTATGATAACCCTTTTGCCGATATGGTATCTGGATTTCAGCAGTACAGCACATCAACCCTGAATGTACAGCTGGAAATTAAACAGGACCTGAAATTTATCACCGAAGGCCTCTCGGCAAGGGCCATGGCTTATACCCAGCGCTATGCTTACTTTAACCTGAGCAGGCAGTATACGCCGTTTTATTACGCGGCCAGCCCCTCGGCTACCGATCCTAAAGGTTATACCTTATCGTTATTAAACGAAAAATCGGCTACCGAATACCTTAACTACAACCAGGGCAATAAAGTAGTAAACAGTACCAACTACGCCGAGGTTGCCCTAAACTATAACCGCACTTTTAACAAATTACATAATATAAGCGGCCTGCTCATTGGTATACAGCGTAACTATGTTACCGGCAATGCCGGCGATTTGCAATCGTCGCTCCCTTTTCGTAACCAGGGCGTTAGCGGCAGGCTAACCTACGGGTACGATAACCGTTACCTGTTTGAAACCAACTTTGGTTACAACGGGTCGGAACGTTTTGCACGCAACAACCGTTTTGGGTTTTTCCCGTCAGTAGGCGTTGCCTGGAATGTTAATAACGAAAAGTTTTTTGAACCCTTAGTGCACACCATCACCAAGTTAAAGTTCCGCGCCACTTACGGTTTGGTGGGTAATGACCAGATTGGTAATGCCAACGACAGGTTTTTTTACCTATCCAATGTAAACCTTAACGATGGTACTTTCGGATCATATTTTGGCGAAAACTATGCCTACAACCGCCCTGGCGTTTCTATCTCCAGATATGCCAATGAGGGCATCACCTGGGAAAAATCAAAGAAAACCAATATCGGGATGGATTTGGGTTTGTTTGATGCCCTAAACATAACCATAGATGCCTATCATGAGCGCCGCAGCAATATTTTAATGCAGCGGGCCTATATACCCACTACCATGGGGCTTACGGCCCCCGTGAGCGCCAACGTAGGCGTGGCCGAAGGCAAGGGTGTTGATGTGGCTATTGATTATAATAAAAACTTTGGCAGCGCCTGGCTGCAAATGCGGGGCACATTTACCTATGCGGCCAGTAAGCTGCTGGTAAACGAAGAGCCTGCTTACCCGGCAAATGAACAATACCTGTCGCGCGTGGGGCAATCACTGGGCGAAGTGTACGGCCTTGTTGCCGAACGCTTGTTTGTTGATGACGAAGATGTAAAAAACTCGCCCAAGCAAAACTTTGGCGAGGTGAGGGGAGGCGATATCAAATACCGCGATTTAAACGGCGACGGGCAAATAACCGCGCTTGATATGATTAACGGCCTTGGTTACCCAACCACGCCCGAAATTATTTACGGCTTCGGCTTCTCGTTCGGCTATAAAAACTTTGATATCAGTACATTTTTCCAGGGATCGGCCCGGTCGTCATTTTTTATCGATCCTACGGCTATTTCTCCCTTTGTGGCCAATGGCGCTTACCAGCATGGTTTGCTTAACGTAGTGGCCAATGATCACTGGTCTGAAGATAACCGGAACTTATATGCTTTTTGGCCCAGGCTTGGTTTAACGCAAAATACCAACAATAACCAGCCATCCAACTGGTGGATGCGTAACGGGGCTTTTATGCGCATGAAAACCGCCGAATTAGGGTATAGTATTAAAGATAAAACCTTAAAAAAGTTCCATATATCGGGCTTAAGGATTTATGCCAACGGCACCAACCTGTTCCTTATCAGCGGCTTTAAGCTTTGGGATCCTGAGCAAGGGAGTAACGGGCTGGGTTACCCGGTTCAAAAAGTGTTTAACGTGGGGATAAATGTTCAACTGTAA
- a CDS encoding sugar porter family MFS transporter has translation MNQQNSKSVQSRSTLFLVAITLVATLGGLLFGFDMAVISGVLPFVKSQFSLSSATEGWFVSSALVGCIIGVSFSGDLSDRIGRKKMLMLAAILFLLSAIGSALSSGFTLLILARMLGGMGVGVASIVAPLYISEIAPANVRGRLVTFYQLAITAGILVAYLTNAGLLSFSLNYKGSGLGDILNLVLVKEVWRGMLGLGTVPALLFFTGLCFVPESPRWLIQQGKNDEGIAILAKITNMASAQKDALLIQNTKSQEKGSYKEVFSPAMRKPLLIGLLLPLFSQFSGINAVIYYGPRILSDAGINITNALLGQIVFGIANFLFTIIAIWKVDKMGRRPLYIAGSLGATVCLAFTGICFYAGTTSSISLVISIILFLACFAFSIGPLKFVIASEIFPTKIRGRALALSIMVMWIADTIVGQLTPMFLGSVGPAATFWFFSACCLLSFWVVYKLVPETKGKSLEEVQEIWAGH, from the coding sequence ATGAACCAGCAAAATTCAAAGTCTGTACAAAGCAGGTCTACCCTATTTTTGGTGGCCATTACTTTGGTAGCAACATTGGGCGGTTTACTTTTCGGTTTTGATATGGCCGTAATTTCGGGCGTACTGCCTTTTGTTAAAAGCCAGTTCTCGTTATCATCAGCTACAGAAGGTTGGTTTGTATCATCGGCATTGGTTGGCTGTATTATCGGCGTATCCTTCTCGGGCGATTTAAGCGACCGGATAGGCCGCAAAAAGATGTTAATGTTGGCGGCCATATTATTCCTGCTTTCGGCCATTGGCTCGGCGTTATCATCGGGCTTTACCTTACTCATACTGGCACGCATGCTTGGTGGCATGGGCGTAGGCGTGGCATCAATTGTAGCACCTTTGTATATCTCAGAAATTGCCCCCGCAAACGTGAGGGGTCGCCTGGTTACCTTTTACCAGCTGGCTATTACCGCGGGGATACTGGTGGCCTATTTAACCAACGCGGGCTTACTAAGTTTTTCGTTAAACTATAAAGGCAGCGGATTGGGCGATATTTTAAACCTGGTACTGGTTAAGGAAGTTTGGCGCGGCATGTTGGGTTTAGGTACAGTGCCCGCCTTGCTATTTTTTACAGGCTTATGTTTTGTACCCGAAAGCCCGCGCTGGCTTATCCAGCAAGGTAAAAATGATGAAGGGATAGCTATTTTGGCAAAAATTACCAATATGGCTTCGGCGCAAAAAGATGCTCTGCTAATACAAAACACCAAAAGCCAGGAGAAAGGATCATATAAAGAAGTGTTTTCGCCGGCCATGCGCAAACCCTTGCTTATCGGCCTGCTGCTGCCCCTGTTTTCGCAGTTTAGCGGTATTAACGCTGTAATATATTACGGGCCGCGTATTTTAAGCGATGCGGGCATTAACATCACCAATGCGCTACTTGGGCAAATCGTTTTTGGCATCGCCAATTTCCTGTTTACCATTATAGCCATCTGGAAGGTTGATAAAATGGGGCGCAGGCCATTATACATTGCAGGTTCGTTGGGTGCCACAGTGTGCCTGGCATTTACGGGCATTTGTTTTTACGCAGGTACAACCAGCAGCATCTCGTTAGTTATCAGCATTATACTATTCCTGGCTTGTTTCGCATTCTCTATCGGGCCGCTCAAATTTGTTATCGCTTCAGAAATTTTCCCTACCAAAATACGTGGCAGGGCTTTGGCTTTAAGTATCATGGTGATGTGGATTGCCGATACTATTGTGGGGCAGCTTACACCCATGTTTTTAGGCTCGGTTGGGCCGGCAGCTACCTTTTGGTTTTTCTCGGCTTGCTGCCTGCTATCATTCTGGGTAGTATATAAACTGGTGCCCGAGACCAAGGGTAAATCGCTTGAGGAGGTTCAGGAGATTTGGGCGGGGCATTAG
- a CDS encoding GntR family transcriptional regulator: MKFSIDHKSSVPLHIQAENLLRELIKDPEYQAGKLLPNEVDLAKKLAISRTTLRQAINKLVYEELLIRKKKLGTKVAQPKMSSKAMNWLSFTQEMQARGIIIKNYELHVSWVYPDDYIANFFDIKTEKKILKLERLRGNADEAFVYFVSYFHPRIGLTGDEDFKKPLYEMLENEHSVVADLSKEEISAKAADKFIAGKLEIDIGSPVLFRKRFVFDQGDRPMEYNLGYYKAESFEYTVESRRTS, translated from the coding sequence ATGAAATTTTCAATTGATCATAAAAGCAGCGTTCCTCTTCATATACAGGCCGAAAACCTGCTGAGAGAACTGATAAAAGACCCTGAATACCAGGCAGGTAAGCTTTTACCCAACGAAGTAGATTTGGCAAAAAAACTGGCCATTTCCAGGACCACGCTGCGCCAGGCTATCAACAAACTGGTTTATGAGGAACTCCTGATCAGGAAAAAAAAGCTGGGAACAAAAGTGGCCCAGCCCAAAATGAGCTCAAAAGCAATGAACTGGCTAAGTTTTACCCAGGAAATGCAGGCTCGCGGTATTATCATTAAAAACTACGAACTACATGTAAGCTGGGTGTACCCGGACGATTATATAGCCAACTTTTTTGATATAAAAACCGAAAAAAAGATCCTGAAACTGGAGCGCTTAAGAGGAAATGCCGACGAAGCTTTTGTTTATTTTGTATCGTATTTTCACCCCAGGATTGGCCTTACCGGTGATGAGGATTTTAAAAAACCGCTATACGAAATGCTTGAAAATGAGCATTCTGTAGTTGCCGATTTATCAAAAGAAGAAATTAGCGCCAAAGCGGCCGATAAATTTATTGCCGGCAAACTGGAGATTGATATTGGCAGCCCGGTACTTTTCAGGAAGCGTTTTGTATTTGACCAGGGCGACCGGCCAATGGAGTATAACCTGGGTTACTACAAAGCCGAAAGTTTTGAGTATACAGTAGAAAGCCGAAGGACAAGCTAA
- a CDS encoding glucosidase family protein, with product MKILLPFFITLSTFTGLAANAQTTGKATLAKAIMADERLDTIQARALKLLSGFSAGTSYNEVWIRDFNTFIKGSLRVHPKDEVKTKILLFFKIQGDDGNIVDGVVDSAKANVGYKYRYSPLLRGWAAHKNTVETDQESSLVQAVKKYIDVTGDKTILNEVIGGKTVLQRMEDAFIYLQKDRWSAKYGLVTGATTIDWGDVQADGGWGVAINDKTKWAIDIYDNAMFVMALHDFVAMQPKGYKAKQNWSVVAAAVTKNVRKYLWDSKAQKYIPHLYLNGSPFTPDFNEKEILYLGGSICAIQAGFNTPAEVKEINRQMVAAAAKEKHATIGITVYPPYPTERFPNMHSYDYQNGGDWTWFGGRMIAPLLSYGYAKDAYAELSPMLDRVITNKGFFEWYDVRSGTPKGSGDFRGEAGVLYDAITVLKQWAARNK from the coding sequence ATGAAAATACTTTTGCCTTTTTTTATTACGCTTTCTACGTTTACCGGCTTAGCTGCCAACGCTCAAACAACAGGTAAGGCGACGCTTGCCAAAGCTATCATGGCCGATGAACGGTTAGATACCATCCAGGCCAGGGCTTTAAAATTACTTTCGGGCTTTTCTGCAGGCACATCCTACAACGAGGTTTGGATCCGCGATTTTAATACTTTTATTAAGGGATCGCTCCGGGTGCATCCTAAGGATGAGGTTAAAACAAAGATACTACTATTTTTTAAGATCCAGGGCGACGATGGTAATATAGTTGATGGTGTGGTAGATAGCGCCAAAGCAAACGTGGGTTACAAATATCGTTACTCGCCTTTATTGCGTGGCTGGGCGGCCCATAAAAATACAGTGGAGACCGACCAGGAATCATCGCTGGTGCAGGCTGTAAAAAAGTATATTGATGTTACCGGCGATAAAACCATTTTGAATGAAGTGATTGGTGGCAAAACAGTATTGCAGCGTATGGAGGATGCTTTTATATACCTGCAAAAAGACCGCTGGTCTGCAAAGTACGGCCTGGTAACCGGGGCTACCACTATTGATTGGGGCGATGTGCAGGCCGATGGCGGCTGGGGTGTGGCTATTAACGATAAAACCAAATGGGCCATTGATATATATGATAATGCCATGTTTGTGATGGCCCTGCACGATTTTGTGGCCATGCAGCCCAAAGGCTATAAAGCCAAACAAAACTGGTCGGTTGTAGCGGCTGCTGTTACAAAAAACGTACGTAAATATCTGTGGGATAGTAAAGCGCAAAAGTATATCCCGCACCTGTACCTGAATGGCAGCCCCTTTACGCCCGATTTTAATGAAAAAGAGATCCTGTATTTAGGCGGGTCGATATGTGCGATACAGGCTGGTTTTAATACTCCGGCCGAGGTTAAAGAAATAAACCGCCAGATGGTGGCTGCAGCAGCTAAAGAAAAGCATGCAACTATCGGCATTACCGTTTACCCGCCATACCCAACAGAGCGCTTCCCGAACATGCACTCCTACGATTACCAGAACGGCGGCGACTGGACATGGTTTGGCGGCCGCATGATAGCCCCCTTATTATCATACGGTTATGCGAAGGATGCTTATGCCGAGTTATCGCCAATGCTGGATAGGGTTATAACCAACAAAGGTTTTTTTGAGTGGTACGATGTACGAAGCGGCACCCCGAAAGGTTCGGGCGATTTCAGGGGCGAGGCTGGTGTGCTTTATGATGCTATTACCGTTTTAAAACAATGGGCTGCCAGGAATAAATAA
- a CDS encoding class I mannose-6-phosphate isomerase produces MNRGPVLKNDVKPDIQELRSTSQFLIPAEKQSAQKSGYDIYPTFKIDGPIFNGFGKLASWIIAQQQNIIIDGYSGVYWDIFVNHLNNELINKGANVNWININEALKPELVIHATIEPFMGGNDPLFGKIYEDTLADFFDEELLSEITPLNGCLNIIYGCGAALSGWQAPLIYLDVPKNEIQFRSRANKICNLGDHQPADPKIQYKRFYFVDWPVLNKHKKQLLPAVDIIVDEQRIDDISWATGDTLRNALKQLSGHMFRARPWFEPGVWGGRWIKDNINGLNDDVVNYAWSFELIAPENGIILEYDDHMLEVSLDTLFLYNSQAILGKAADRFGDAFPIRFDFLDTFDGGNLSLQCHPTVAYTKANFGEDFTQDETYYILDAEPGAEVYLGFQDNIDAQEFKAVLEDSFQNNQPVEIKDYVQTFPAKKHDLFLIPNGTVHCSGKNNMVLEISATPYIFTFKMYDWLRPDLNGNPRTLNIDRAFENLNFDRKGSVVTDTLISKQRVAKQGKDWQVINLTTHPEHFYAVERFEFDTVVEENTNNQCHVLSLVEGESIKVTTNGLTQVIHYAETFIVPANAINYTMTNTGNSRAKVVKAFVKDECC; encoded by the coding sequence ATGAACAGAGGTCCCGTTTTAAAAAATGATGTCAAACCTGATATTCAAGAACTGAGGTCGACCAGCCAATTCCTTATTCCGGCTGAAAAGCAATCGGCACAAAAATCTGGATACGATATCTACCCTACGTTTAAAATTGACGGGCCTATTTTTAACGGATTTGGAAAGCTGGCAAGCTGGATCATAGCGCAGCAGCAAAACATCATTATTGATGGATACTCGGGCGTGTACTGGGATATTTTTGTAAATCACCTTAATAATGAGCTTATTAATAAGGGAGCAAACGTAAACTGGATAAACATTAATGAAGCCTTAAAACCCGAATTGGTTATCCATGCCACAATAGAACCTTTTATGGGTGGCAACGACCCCTTGTTTGGGAAGATTTACGAAGATACCCTGGCAGATTTTTTTGACGAGGAACTGTTAAGCGAAATAACGCCTTTGAACGGCTGCCTGAACATTATTTATGGCTGCGGCGCGGCACTCAGCGGCTGGCAGGCACCCCTTATTTACCTGGATGTACCCAAAAACGAAATCCAATTCAGGTCGAGAGCCAACAAGATCTGTAACCTTGGCGATCACCAGCCTGCAGACCCTAAAATACAGTACAAACGGTTCTATTTTGTTGACTGGCCGGTACTTAATAAACATAAAAAGCAATTACTACCTGCTGTTGATATCATTGTTGACGAGCAAAGAATTGATGATATCAGCTGGGCAACCGGCGATACCCTCAGGAACGCGTTAAAACAGCTATCTGGCCATATGTTCAGGGCCCGGCCGTGGTTTGAACCAGGCGTATGGGGTGGCCGCTGGATAAAAGATAACATTAATGGCTTAAACGACGACGTGGTAAACTATGCATGGTCGTTTGAGTTGATAGCACCCGAAAACGGCATTATACTTGAATATGATGACCATATGCTTGAAGTATCATTAGATACCCTGTTTTTATACAACAGCCAGGCTATTTTAGGTAAAGCGGCAGATAGATTTGGTGATGCCTTCCCCATCAGGTTTGATTTCCTGGATACCTTTGACGGCGGCAACCTTTCATTGCAATGTCATCCTACCGTAGCTTACACCAAGGCAAATTTTGGCGAAGATTTTACCCAGGACGAAACTTATTATATTCTTGATGCCGAACCGGGGGCCGAGGTGTACCTGGGTTTCCAGGATAATATTGACGCACAGGAATTTAAAGCTGTACTGGAAGACAGTTTTCAAAACAACCAGCCCGTTGAGATAAAGGACTACGTGCAAACATTCCCGGCAAAAAAGCATGACCTTTTCCTGATTCCAAACGGCACGGTACATTGCTCGGGCAAAAACAATATGGTACTTGAAATAAGCGCCACGCCCTATATTTTCACCTTTAAAATGTACGATTGGCTTCGCCCGGATTTAAACGGAAACCCGCGTACATTAAATATCGACAGGGCATTTGAAAATCTAAACTTCGACAGAAAAGGCAGCGTGGTTACCGACACGTTAATATCAAAACAAAGGGTAGCCAAACAAGGTAAAGATTGGCAGGTAATTAACCTTACCACGCATCCCGAGCATTTTTACGCCGTTGAGCGTTTTGAATTTGACACCGTTGTTGAAGAAAACACCAATAACCAATGCCATGTATTAAGCCTGGTAGAAGGCGAAAGCATAAAAGTTACCACCAACGGGTTAACGCAAGTTATCCATTATGCCGAAACATTTATTGTACCGGCCAATGCGATAAACTACACAATGACCAATACCGGCAACAGCAGGGCAAAAGTGGTAAAAGCCTTTGTTAAGGATGAATGCTGTTAA
- a CDS encoding GH92 family glycosyl hydrolase → MIRIRKTAVLFLAISCVYLSGAAQTKQPVDYVDPFIGTSNSRWMLFPGATMPNGMVKLSPDNQRGVWQGGYEYAVGSIHGFSFLHGWTMAGLLTMPANGDLSTSPGAPDEPFKGAGAGYHSRFRHEDEKASPGYYSVFLLDPQVKVELTATERIGVQRYTFAKDSSNRIMIQLNIPAEYGYDLKDAVITKVSNSEIQGYAKTASANFNDYTLYFVMQFNKPFHDFEGYGNQSAVKSNKEIKGSGELGAYVTYPTSKTEQVILRTGISFVNMDQARLNLKTELKDFGWNFDALVKHNRTIWNNTLKSIAVTGGSETDKKKFYTNFYRCFTAKMIMSDANGKYTDACENVQQLPAGRTAMIGGDAYWNTFWNLNLLWTLTSPDMVQQLVDTQLEMYEKTGWLSKGPAGIEYSGIMEGSHEMALISSAYLKGIVTKDAEIAYRAMKKTMEVEPTPTCGGNPGNPQITDYAKFGFVPVEKGATSKALDYAYDDWCVAQMAKLLHKDDDYNFFLKRSASWKNVFNPASRYVTPRKADGSFIPDFDLFSVSHFVEGNSWQYSLYVPHDVPGLINYIHKDEFLKRLTIGFQKSEVHKFAAHALDRTMGQSAEYYINQGNEVNMQAAFLFNYAGKPSLTQYYTRKILNTFYDASPYVGWNGDEDEGQMGAWFVLSSMGLFEMNGGTSPDLRIDITSPLFSDIKINLNPSYFKGKSFEIKAYHNSAKNIYIRTAKLNGKTLKGNHISFKDIVNGGKLELYMSAAAN, encoded by the coding sequence ATGATAAGGATACGCAAAACGGCTGTATTGTTCCTGGCAATTTCATGCGTGTATTTAAGCGGCGCCGCGCAAACAAAACAGCCGGTTGATTATGTTGATCCGTTCATCGGCACATCTAATTCCCGGTGGATGCTGTTCCCTGGTGCCACCATGCCCAACGGAATGGTTAAGCTTAGCCCCGATAATCAAAGAGGTGTTTGGCAGGGCGGTTATGAGTATGCCGTAGGGAGTATCCATGGCTTTAGCTTTTTACACGGCTGGACAATGGCGGGCCTACTGACCATGCCTGCCAACGGCGATCTGTCCACATCACCAGGCGCGCCCGACGAACCGTTTAAAGGGGCCGGGGCCGGTTACCACTCCAGGTTCAGGCACGAGGATGAAAAGGCCTCGCCGGGGTACTATTCTGTTTTCCTGTTGGACCCGCAGGTTAAGGTGGAACTGACTGCAACCGAACGTATCGGTGTGCAGCGCTATACTTTTGCCAAAGACAGCTCGAACCGGATCATGATCCAGCTTAACATCCCGGCAGAGTATGGTTATGACCTGAAAGATGCTGTTATTACTAAAGTGTCCAACTCCGAGATACAGGGTTATGCCAAAACAGCATCGGCCAATTTTAATGACTATACCCTGTATTTTGTAATGCAGTTTAACAAGCCTTTTCATGATTTTGAGGGATATGGAAACCAATCGGCAGTTAAGAGCAATAAAGAGATCAAAGGATCGGGCGAGTTGGGTGCATACGTTACCTACCCAACCTCCAAAACCGAACAGGTAATACTCAGAACAGGGATCTCATTTGTTAATATGGACCAGGCCCGGCTCAATCTTAAAACCGAGTTGAAAGATTTCGGCTGGAATTTTGACGCCCTGGTAAAACATAACCGGACAATATGGAATAATACCCTAAAAAGCATTGCGGTAACCGGTGGCAGCGAAACCGATAAGAAGAAATTTTACACCAATTTTTACCGCTGTTTCACTGCCAAGATGATCATGAGCGATGCCAACGGAAAATATACCGATGCCTGCGAAAATGTACAGCAATTACCGGCCGGGCGCACTGCAATGATAGGTGGCGATGCTTACTGGAATACCTTTTGGAATTTGAACCTGCTATGGACCCTGACATCGCCTGATATGGTGCAGCAACTGGTAGATACGCAGCTGGAAATGTATGAAAAAACAGGCTGGCTATCTAAAGGCCCTGCGGGGATTGAGTACTCGGGCATTATGGAGGGCTCGCATGAAATGGCATTGATTTCCAGCGCGTATTTAAAAGGCATAGTAACCAAAGATGCTGAGATAGCTTACCGCGCCATGAAAAAGACGATGGAGGTTGAACCCACTCCTACCTGCGGGGGCAATCCGGGCAATCCACAGATAACTGATTATGCCAAATTTGGCTTTGTACCTGTTGAAAAAGGTGCCACCTCAAAAGCATTAGATTATGCGTACGATGATTGGTGCGTAGCCCAGATGGCTAAATTGCTGCATAAGGATGATGATTATAACTTTTTTTTAAAGCGATCTGCAAGCTGGAAAAACGTTTTTAACCCGGCAAGCCGCTACGTTACGCCAAGGAAAGCAGATGGCTCATTTATCCCTGATTTCGACCTTTTTTCTGTTAGTCATTTTGTGGAGGGCAACTCCTGGCAATATTCGTTATATGTGCCGCATGATGTTCCGGGTTTAATCAATTATATCCATAAGGATGAATTTTTAAAGCGGCTAACCATCGGCTTTCAAAAATCTGAGGTACACAAATTTGCGGCGCACGCGCTTGACCGTACTATGGGGCAATCGGCCGAATATTATATTAACCAGGGCAACGAGGTAAATATGCAGGCAGCTTTCCTGTTTAATTATGCAGGCAAGCCATCCCTTACCCAATATTATACCAGGAAGATACTGAACACTTTTTATGATGCCTCGCCCTACGTTGGCTGGAATGGCGACGAAGACGAAGGCCAGATGGGTGCCTGGTTTGTATTAAGCTCGATGGGTTTATTTGAAATGAACGGCGGCACATCGCCCGATTTAAGGATTGATATTACCAGCCCCCTGTTTAGCGATATTAAAATCAATTTGAACCCATCCTATTTCAAGGGAAAATCATTCGAGATTAAGGCATATCATAATTCGGCCAAAAACATTTACATCCGTACGGCAAAGCTAAACGGTAAAACCTTAAAGGGTAACCATATCAGCTTTAAAGATATTGTAAACGGCGGCAAGCTGGAGTTGTATATGAGCGCTGCCGCTAATTAA